A single Drosophila miranda strain MSH22 chromosome XR, D.miranda_PacBio2.1, whole genome shotgun sequence DNA region contains:
- the LOC108152846 gene encoding ephexin-1 isoform X3 has translation MTLWYDRLPGPESPVNVRERLKPHRIRSPDWSKRIRDKRLQQKKAISCIEDDSDHYYETLHSSQLQRQPDGARNGLRASHRRAKNHSVSAHALGEHVAISDDYDSFETDSDEHGEESPGQRLRNHNDSGVDMRNHRLPKPPAPQNQVYEFVRKFKDFISNKKSPKGSQQKLYENTTTGTAFYVESSGKKQEEIYENTEYAAKTLSSSEKTLNGSGGGGGGFQSPAEQPAVLRAKQKNGKSLRSRLRKSLVGSTFDSKQLSALTATRSTFYLEDPAEVGPEPNSAGELDSGFSEKASSGDIPVQMPSADAQKFSTVARKAKKEAKATRRRTTIGLRPNDPPPPPPPAPPFPGLKVDHGQGGQGQQGQTTSWYAECGVFKQSSHLNGTPSQATDDLATPTPSAHGGGGSSWYAESGLYQTSGISVASSSGSSGVSTGNEAGLGDDLQTEPHSMFSNEPLYQMYSAAKLESITRDLEVHESSADGYEEIGMHALRSPKPQPEPVHVEQLPKQRPSALQLVGPKNGPSRTLWSEIPEVRHSGILPTLKSRERSLQEAKFEIITSEASYLKSLSLLRRHFMNNSAFVDSSVLSSRDRKALFSYIVPVHECSERLLTELECCWQDNIMLHGLSRCIYEIAERHFHVYIAFCEHQGRMDRTLRRLKEAKNGVFQQHLEKLEASPSCCGLNLLSFLMLPMQRITRLPLLIDAVFSKESPHNQEEYESWKRTLALVQKVVAQCNEAANRWEQAYELERISKQLEFPSNIRALAIVPVGVPKQGAKPRFLVKRGELTHLVWRGDDAKLTFGKRFTKSSIYAFLFSDLLVLCKRRGESSFSVFDYCPRSMLTIASGETLPQLPTKDIKDQAGKNLILMTLLENCDRKTVELVLSCPSVSDQQRWLQAMRPPESETPGEKLYESWDCPQVVAKHSYESDEPDVLNLELGDVVNVTRKLPDGWYQGERIRDGAVGWFPGSYTDELNSAHVRSRNLKQRHRLLTFTATYLEAQKGK, from the exons ATGACTCTGTGGTATGATCGATTGCCAGGCCCAGAGAGCCCTGTAAA TGTACGGGAACGCTTGAAGCCACATCGTATCCGGAGCCCGGACTGGTCGAAGCGCATTAGAGACAAAAGACTGCAACAAAAGAAGGCGATAAGCTGCATAGAGG ATGACTCCGATCACTATTACGAGACGCTGCACTCGAgccagctgcagcggcagccgGATGGGGCACGCAACGGATTGCGAGCCTCCCACCGACGCGCCAAAAACCACTCAGTCTCTGCCCATGCATTGGGCGAGCATGTGGCCATCTCCGACGACTACGACTCCTTTGAGACGGACAGCGATGAGCACGGCGAGGAGTCGCCAGGTCAGCGTCTGCGAAAC CACAATGACAGCGGCGTGGACATGAGGAATCATCGCCTGCCCAAGCCACCGGCACCGCAGAATCAAGTGTACGAATTTGTGCGCAAGTTCAAGGACTTTATATCCAACAAAAAGTCACCAAAGGGCAGCCAACAGAAGCTGTACGAGAACACGACAACGGGAACGGCCTTCTATGTGGAGAGCAGCGGCAAGAAGCAGGAGGAGATCTACGAGAATACCGAGTACGCAGCCAAAACGCTAAGCAGCTCGGAGAAGACCCTAaatggcagcggcggcggtggtggtgggtTCCAAAGTCCGGCAGAGCAGCCGGCAGTGCTGCGGGCCAAGCAGAAGAACGGCAAGAGCCTCCGGTCCAGGCTGCGCAAGAGTCTCGTGGGTTCCACCTTTGACAGCAAGCAGCTTTCCGCACTGACAGCCACGCGGAGCACGTTCTACCTCGAGGACCCCGCCGAGGTGGGGCCGGAACCGAATAGTGCCGGGGAGTTGGACTCGGGCTTCTCCGAGAAGGCCTCTTCCGGTGATATTCCAGTGCAGATGCCCAGCGCCGATGCACAGAAGTTCTCCACCGTTGCCCGCAAGGCCAAGAAAGAGGCCAAGGCCACGAGGCGTCGAACCACAATCGGACTGCGGCCCAACGATCCCCCGCCACCGCCTCCGCCAGCACCCCCGTTCCCTGGCCTCAAAGTGGATCATGGACAGGGGGGACAGGGGCAGCAGGGACAGACCACCTCGTGGTATGCCGAGTGCGGAGTCTTCAAGCAGTCGAGTCATCTCAATGGAACCCCATCGCAGGCCACCGATGACCTGGCCACGCCCACACCAAGTGCCCACGGGGGAGGAGGCAGCTCCTGGTACGCCGAATCGGGTCTCTACCAAACGAGCGGCATCTCTGTGGCCAGCTCCAGCGGCAGCTCGGGCGTCTCCACCGGCAACGAGGCAGGTCTGGGCGATGACCTCCAAACGGAGCCCCACAGCATGTTCTCCAACGAGCCACTCTATCAGATGTACAGCGCCGCCAAGCTGGAG TCAATCACTCGCGATCTGGAGGTGCACGAGAGCTCTGCAGATGGCTATGAGGAGATCGGTATGCATGCTCTACGCAGCCCAAAGCCCCAACCGGAGCCCGTCCACGTGGAACAGCTGCCCAAGCAGCGGCCATCCGCTTTGCAGTTGGTTGGCCCAAAGAACGGACCATCTCGGACTCTGTGGAGCGAAATCCCAGAGGTTAGACACTCCGGAATACTGC ccACACTGAAAAGCCGGGAGCGCAGCCTGCAGGAGGCCAAATTCGAGATCATTACATCGGAGGCCAGTTACCTCAAGTCTCTGAGTCTCCTGCGGCGCCACTTCATGAACAACAGCGCCTTTGTGGACAGCTCTGTGCTGAGTTCGCGGGATCGCAAGGCGCTCTTCTCCTACATTGTGCCCGTCCACGAGTGCTCCGAGCGGCTGCTGACGGAGCTGGAGTGCTGCTGGCAGGACAACATCATGCTGCACGGGCTGAGTCGCTGCATCTACGAGATTGCCGAGCGCCACTTCCACGTGTACATTGCCTTCTGCGAGCATCAGGGCAGGATGGACAGGACACTGCGGCGGCTGAAGGAGGCCAAGAACGGCGTCTTCCAGCAGCACCTGGAGAAACTGGAGGCGAGTCCCAGTTGCTGTGGCCTGAATCTGCTCTCGTTCCTCATGTTGCCCATGCAGCGGATCACCCGCCTGCCGCTGCTCATCGATGCGGTGTTCAGCAAGGAATCGCCCCACAACCAGGAGGAGTACGAGAGCTGGAAGCGCACGCTGGCCCTTGTCCAGAAGGTGGTGGCCCAGTGCAACGAAGCAGCCAATCGCTGGGAGCAAGCGTACGAGCTCGAACGCATTTCGAAGCAGTTGGAGTTCCCCTCGAACATCCGTGCCCTGGCCATTGTTCCCGTGGGAGTGCCCAAGCAGGGAGCCAAGCCTCGCTTCCTGGTCAAACGGGGGGAGCTCACACATCTCGTGTGGCGGGGCGACGATGCCAAGCTGACGTTCGGCAAGCGGTTCACCAAGTCCAGCATCTATGCGTTCCTCTTCTCCGATCTCCTGGTGCTCTGCAAGCGCCGCGGCGAGTCCAGCTTCAGTGTGTTCGACTATTGTCCCAGGAGCATGTTGACCATTGCTTCGGGCGAAACGCTGCCGCAGCTGCCAACCAAAGATATCAAGGATCAGGCCGGAAAAAACCTCATCCTGATGACACTCCTTGAGAACTGCGACCGCAAGACAGTGGAGCTA GTGCTCTCCTGCCCCTCGGTGTCGGACCAGCAGCGTTGGCTGCAGGCCATGCGACCGCCAGAGTCGGAAACGCCAGGCGAAAAGCTGTACGAGTCCTGGGACTGTCCGCAGGTCGTGGCCAAGCACAGCTACGAGtccgacgagccagatgtccTCAATCTAGAGCTGGGCGACGTTGTCAATGTAACACGCAAGCTGCCAGATG GCTGGTACCAGGGCGAGCGCATTCGCGATGGCGCTGTTGGCTGGTTCCCAGGCAGCTACACAGACGAGCTGAACTCGGCCCACGTCCGCTCCCGCAACCTGAAGCAGCGTCACCGCCTCCTCACCTTCACGGCCACCTATCTGGAGGCGCAGAAGGGCAAGTGA